TCACTTTGAATATGAAGAAAAGACGGCCTTGGATGAGGTGGCATTTACAATCACAAGAGGACAAAAAGTTGCCCTGGTCGGTGAGAGCGGTTCAGGAAAGTCGACACTGATAAAAATTCTTTTGGGATTTCTAAAGTATGACAGAGGTCAGATCAAGGTTGGAGGAGTGGAACTGAGAGATCTATGCCTTGATAAGTTCTATGACAAAATTGTTTATTTATCCCAGGATTCTCCGATTTTTGATGGGACGATCAGAGAAAATATTTTATTTGACAGAAATGTCCCAGACGATGAGATTATGATGGCACTGGAAAAGGTGAATCTTTCCTGTCTGGTTCGCGATTCTGCCAAGGGACTGGATACGCAGATCGGTGAAAAAGGCACGCGTCTGTCGGGCGGAGAAAAACAGCGGCTTGCACTTGCAAGATTGTGGTTTGAAGATCCGGAACTTGTTATTTTGGACGAAGCCACATCGGCGCTTGACAATTTAACAGAAGAGGCAGTTATGCAGGAAGTTCTTGATCGGTTAAAAGATCAGACGATGATCGTTATTGCCCACAGGCTGAATTTTATTGCAGCTTTTGATAAGATCATTGTATTTCGGAATAGTAAAATTACCAGTCAGGGGACTTTTGAGGAACTGATGAAATCAGATCCGTATTTTGCGGAACTTTATCATACAAGTAGTCAGATCTGATTGTCTGGATACATTTGTTGACTGGCAAAGGAAGAGATTTAGAAACATAAAATACGATTTTAAATTTTTGAAGTTGTCCATAGGAAAAAACTATGGACAACTTTTATTTTGTGTGCCGAGCATGGCGCTAATCTTGCTGGTGCAAGTCCAGTCATGGGTATTTACCGTCAAGTGTAGCGAACCACAAGTCGGTATCGGTAACGGTATGGATGGAGGAAGTGGTGTAGCAAAGTTCTTGAGCCTACGAACAGAAACTTGATAAGGCGATTAGGTGGGTAAGATTGCAAATCAAATCGAAGCCCAAATGGTAAACGTAAACCGAAATTGTAAATCAATGAAAAAAGCCGGGAACAAAGGTGCGTAACCTAATAAAGATGTGGGTACCAGAAGACTTGGCAAGACAGGCTGGAAACAGTTGCCGAGGATATTGGTTCACGACACATGCAGTTGCCATAAATATGGCAATGACAACAGCAATTTATGCAGGAAAAACTTGCATTTTGGGAACAAACGTGTATAATAAAGCTGTTATAAAAAAGACCATCACAAAAGTGATGTGGAAAACAAAAAAATGGGGTGCTCGCACAGGCGGGCTGAGAGTAAGCGGACGCTTTAACCCGGAACCTGATTTGGATAATGCCAACGTAGGGAGATAATGGATCACAAGTGTGTTTTTTTGTGCAGGAATCTTTGGTTGGGTTCCTGCACTTTTTATGGATAAGATATCTGCAAATGCTGGTTTGTGGGTGATATGAGTTTCCCTGTGTAGGGTGGTTCTGGGGGGTTACGATTGGCAAATCGCATCAAGCCGGGACTGTTTTGTTCCGTTGTACGAAAATAAGGCAAGTCTAAGTCAGCCTGATTTAATGTTTTTCGGAGTGACGTGTGCGTCTTAAACGCCCCGTCCGGGGGCATTAAGACTTGTGCTGCCGTCCGTGGCAGCACAACACTGTGTTACGAACAGGCAGACTAAGATTGCCTAATTTTCTCCCAAAGTCACAAAACGAATCCCGGCTTGATGCGATTTGCCAGCCACTAAGTTGTGAGCCACCCTTAGCCGGGAAACTCATTTTACAACCTTGGGGGTGCGTAAATTTTTAGTGTTTTGTGTCTGAATCTGATTAAAAAAAGATTTCCAAATAACTATATTCAATGGTTTATTATTTGTTTGACAACACTGGCAAAAACCTCGATATATACCACTATGCCCATATTTATTGCCATACACATTTGAAAAAATATTCTGTGTTATTTGGTCTGACAATTTACGAAATAATTCATGTAATACAATGCAGCAGCTGGAAATTCTGGGGAGTCATCAGGCTGAATATCAGTGATACAGCACATTAGGATTTTAAGCATATTTCCATTCGTGCGAATATCAAAAATTCACACCCGCGCCCCCATTTTGAGATGAACCGCCCACCCAAATGGTGTTCACAACCTGAAGACTGGCATCTTGCGCAAAGCCGAAGCTAATTTTGTGACTTTGGGAGAAAATTAGAAAATCTTAGTGCGTCTGTAGATACACAGTGATGTTCTGCCACGGATGGCAGAACAAGGCTTCACGAGCCACGGATGGCTCGTTGAACGCCGGTCACGTCACTCCGAGAAAATCTAACTCAGACACACTTAGACTTTTCTTATTTTCGTACAATGGAACCAAAATTAACTCCGGCTTTGCGCAAGATGCCACTCACAAGCCTACGATACACCATTTAGGGAGATGATTTATTTCATAAACAAACCATCATTTGGAGGACCGTTTATTCATACATCACTTGTGTCACAGCGGCAGATTGGGGGCACCACCTTAGGTCGCTATATAAAATTAATGCAAAACAAAGGAGGCAAATCCTCTGCTCCTGCAAGGGCGCATGCTATGCAGGCATAGCAGACATTTTGCTTCGCAAAACAAAGGAGGCAAATCCTCTGCTCCTGCAAGGGCAGTCGCATTTTGCTTCGCAAAACAAGGAGGATTTTATGTACACAGCATTAACAATCGCTGGAAGTGATTCCAGTGGAGGCGCCGGCATCCAGGCAGATATCAAGACAATGACCGCAAACCGCGTTTATGCGATGAGTGCGATCACAGCTTTGACTGCCCAGAATACGACCGGCGTAACAGATATTATGGAGGTAACTCCAAAGTTTTTGGCAGAGCAGCTGGATAGTATTTTTACGGATATTCATCCGGATGCGATTAAAACCGGAATGGTCTCTTCTAGTGAACTGATTGAGACGATTGCGGAAAAGCTGACAGAGTATCACGCAAAAAATATCGTGGTGGATCCTGTCATGGTGGCAACCAGTGGAGCGAGACTGATAAACGAGGAAGCCATCAGTACATTGAAAAGTAAATTATTGCCTCTTGCAACTGTTATCACTCCAAATATTCCGGAAGCAGAAGTGCTTTCTGACATGGAGATAAAGACAGAAGCAGATATGGAAAAAGCAGCAGAAATCATTTGTAATACCTTTGGTTGTGCCGTGTTATTAAAGGGCGGACATCAGTTAAATGATGCGAATGACCTTCTTTTCCAGAAAGGGAAAGAGCCGGTATGGTTTCATGGAAAGAGAATTGATAACCCCAATACCCATGGAACAGGATGCACACTTTCCTCTGCGATTGCATCGAATCTGGCAAAGGGAAGAGACTTAGAAACCTCCGTCAGGTATGCGAAAAATTATATTTCCGGTGCTCTTGCAGCCATGCTTGATCTTGGGAAAGGAAGCGGACCTATGAACCATGCATTTGCAATCGAAGGAGAATACGAAGGATGAATGAAAAGAGAACTTCCGTTTTTTCAAACGGATTAATCTGGTTTGGTGCGGGTGTATCTTTAGCTGAAATACTGACAGGTACTTACTTTGCACCGCTTGGTTTTGGAAAAGCAATGGCAGCGATTCTGCTTGGACATCTGATCGGCGGAATTATGATGTTTGCCGCAGGAATGATCGGAGCGAAAGAGCGAAAAAGTGCCATGGAAACTGTAAAAATGAGCTTTGGTGAAAAGGGAAGTCTGCTTTTTGCCATATTAAATGTGTTACAGCTTGTGGGATGGACTGCGATCATGATCTATGATGGTGCACTTGCAGCAGATGGTGTTTTGCATGCCGGAAACTGGGTCTGGGCGTTGATCATTGGTGCACTGATCGTTGTATGGATTTTTATCGGTCTGACGAATCTGGGCAAAGTAAATACAGTTGCCATGACTGCGTTATTTATTTTGTCACTGGTACTTTTTAAAGTGATCTTTTTTGGAAACGTAAGTGCGGCACCGATCGTGGTTGACGGAAGTCTGACGTTTGGAGCAGCTGTAGAACTTGCAGTAGCAATGCCGTTATCCTGGCTGCCGCTGATCAGCGATTATACAAGAGAAGCCGAAAAACCGTTTGCTGCAACACTCGCAAGTGTGATCGTCTATAGTCTGGTCAGCACTTTTATGTACATGATCGGCATGGGAGCAGCTATTTTTACCGGCGAATATGACATTGCACAGATTATGTTAAAAACCGGTTTCGGCGTTGTAGGACTTCTTATTATTGTATTTTCCACGGTTACAACAACCTTTCTGGATGCTTATTCCGCAGGAGTTTCAAGTGTTTCCATTTCCTCAAAGATTCAGGAAAAATGGGCAGCAATTGTTGTTACTGTGATTGGAACTGTCGCAGCGATCGTTTATCCGATGGATAACATTACAAACTTTTTATATCTGATCGGTTCTGTTTTTGCTCCGATGATCGCAGTGCAGATCGCAGATTACTTCATTTTAAAGAAAGCAGATGCCGGAAAATCTGCATTTCAGTGGCGTAATCTGATCGTATGGCTTGCCGGATTTGTGATTTACCGCATACTGATGCAGGTGGATACGCCGGTTGGAAATACGCTGCCGGATATGGTGGTCACAGTCATTCTCTGCCTGATTGTGGAAAAAGCTGCAGGGGCAGTAAAATCAAAATAGGAACTGTTGCAGTCAGACCATTTTTTAGAAGGCAGGATGTGGCAGATTCCGGGAAAAGAGGACAAAAGAATGAATAAATTTAATTTAAAGAAATTGACAGTTACAGCAATCTTAGCGGCAGTAGCGGTGGTGGGAAGCTTATTTTCCTTCCCGGTATTCGGTTCCAAATGTGCACCGGTACAGCACCTGGTAAATATTTTATGTGCAGTTACGGTAGGACCGTGGTGGGCACTGGCACAGGCATTTATTGCTGCGTTGATCCGTAACCTGTCAGGACTTGGAAGTCCACTGGCATTCCCGGGAAGCATGTGCGGCGCGCTGCTTGGCGGACTTCTTTACAAATACGGAAAAAAACTTCCGTTTGCCTATATCGGTGAAGTTGTGGGAACCGGTATCATTGGCGGAATGCTTTCCTATCCGGTGGCATATCTTGTCATGGGTAATAAAGCAGCGGCGTTATTCACATTTGTTATTCCGTTTCTGATCAGTACCTGTGGCGGAACGATCATTGCCATTATTATTACACTACCGTTGAAAAAATCAGGAATGCTTGGCAGAATGAAAGACAGTCTGGAAGAGTAAGATAATACAGAATTAAAAAACGAGTTGATGTATATGAATGAAAGTATACATCAACTTATTTTGTGTGCCGAGCATGGCGCTAATCTTGCTGGTGCAAGTCCAGTCATGGGTATTTACCGCCAAGTGTAGCGAACCACAAGTCGGTATCGGTAACGGTATGGATGGAGGAAGTGGTGTAGCAAAGTTCTTGAGCCTACGAACAGAAACTTGATAAGGCGATTAGGTGGGTAAGATTGCAAATCAAATCGAAGCCCAAATGGTGAACGTAAACCGAAATTGTAAATCAAGAGGTTGTGGAACGAAAGATTAGTGTCTTACCTCGGGAGACCCTACTCACATGGATTGTCAACACTTTTTCAGACAAATTTTTTTAGGTTATTTTCCCGATATTGTACAGGCGTTTGATACCCTAGGGAGGAATGTATACGGTGATGATTATACCAGTTTACATAATCCCATAGTTTTATCTTCAGTTCTTCTAATGTATGGAATGTTTCATTCCACACGAATTCTGTTTTAATGACCTTGAACGTAGCTTCTGCCACTGCATTATCATAAGGACATCCCTTATGGCTCAGGGAACGTTCTATATGAAACGTTTCTAACAGTTCCTCAATCGTCTCATTTTTAAATTCATTTCCCCGGTCTGTGTGGAAGATATGGATTTCCGACAGATTGCCTTCTACCTTCCTAAATGCCTGTTTTACAAGCTCTGCTGTTTTATGTTCTCCTGCACTGTATCCAACGATCTCCCTGTTAAAAAGGTCTATCAGTACACAGATATAATTCCAGTGGTTTCCTACCCTTACATAAGTTAAATCACTTACCACCACATTACGGTATGGCTGGTTTTGAAATTGTCGGTTCAACACATTTGCCACTTTTGATTCATTACATCTGTCTTTTTACGGCTTAAACTGAGCTGTAGTATAGCTTGATATCAGACCTTCCTGCTTCATGATCCGTCCAATCCTGCGTCTTGATACCTGTTTCCCGCAATCAGCCAGTTCTTTCTTGATCTTTCGTGTACCATAATGGTTCCGGCTTTTTCTAAAAATTTCCTGAATGTCTGCAGTAAGTTCTGATTCATCTTTTTTTGTTGCTGCTTCATAATAATAATAAGTGCTTCTGTTTACCTGTAGGACGCGGCACATTGCTGATACAGAGTATTTGTGAGCATTTGCTTTGATCACATTTACTTTCGTCCTAAGATCAGCGCCGCTTGTTTTAAAATATCATTTTCCATTCTTAACTGCTGGTTTTCTTTCCGAAGCCGGATCAGTTCTTCCTGCTCTGGAGTCCGGTTATCTTTTTCATGGAAAGAGCCAGAATTAGATGCCTGCTTTACCCATTTGTCAAACAGGGAAGTAGCAATGTCATATTCACGGCAGATATCGCATCTGCGTTTGCCGGAACGATATAGTTCCACCAGTTGCTGTTTGAATTCATCGGTATATTTACGAGGTTTTCTTCGTTGTTTTGGTTCGGTCATAATGAGTGTTCCTTTGTGTATTTATTATAGATTATATGACCTTAAAAAATCTGTCCAGTTAATTGTAACCTATCCAATGCATCATGTAGACTGTCCTTGGAAGCCGAGATCCATTGAACAGAGGGAAGGACGAGGTATCAGACAGGGCAACGAAAATGAAGAGGTGGCAATCTACAGATATGTCACCAAAGGAACATTTGATGCATACAACTGGTCGCTTGTGGAAAATAAGCAGCGTTTTATCAGTCAGGTAATGACAAGCAAGGCGGTAAGCCGAAGCTGTGAGGATATCGACGAAGCAACACTTTCCTATGCTGAAATTAAGGCGGTTGCCACAGGCAATCCGTTAATCAAGGAAAAGATGGAGATTGACAATGATGTGCAGAGATTGAAGCTGTTAAAGGCATCGTATGATAAGCAGAGGTATGGCTTGCAGGATAACTTTATGATCAGGTACCCGAAGCTGATTAAGACTGCAACGGAAAAGCTTGTCAATGTAAGGGAACTCTGAAAGTTTGACATTAGAATCTAGCAATTAGAGTTCGGTTACTGTTGACAAAGTAAGAACCACAACATAAAATCTAAATTAAGATTAAATCTTATTAAGGAGGACTGAGAACAATTAGAAATACGATTCAAAGAGATATGGTACTAAGTGCAGTAAATGAGATGCATCGTCATGTAACAGCTGATCAGATATACACATTTATAAGGGATAAATATCCATCAATTGGAAGAGGAACCGTATATAGAAATCTTGGCATACTTGTAGAGGAAGGAAAAGTCAGAAAAGTAGAAGTTCCGGATGGCTCTGATCGCTTTGATTTTACACTTGAGAATCATTATCATGTTGAATGTGTAAAATGCGGAGAAATATTTGATGTTGACATGGATGTTATATCAGAAATTGAAAAGAAAATAAAAGATGCACATGGTATGAAATATATAAGCCATGACATATTTTTTAAAGGAATTTGCCCAGAATGTCAGAATAATAAAATGAATGACCTGTAAGATTGGAGGATAATATAATGTTAGAGATAGGGACAAAAGCACCAGATTTTGAATTACCAGACCAAAATGGAGAATTACATAAATTGAGTGAGTATCTTGGGAAAAAAGTGATACTATATTTTTACCCAAAAGATAATACACCGGGCTGCACAAAGCAGGCGTGTGGATTTTCAGAAAGATATCAATGGGTGTGGTCAGAACAACATACCTTATTGATGAAGAAGGTGTTATCATAAAAGCCAATGATAAGGTAAAAGCTGCTGACGATCCAGAAAAAATGTTACAGGAATTAAGCTGATGAAGATTATATTATCACCCGCAAAAAAGATTAAAGTGGATACGGACAGTATAGAAAGCTTAAGTGAACCGGTATTCAAAGAAAAAACAGATGAGATTCTTAGATGGCTACAGGGCAGGTCTGAAAAAGAACTCAAGGAAATGTGGAAGTGCAATGACAAGATTGCTGAACAGAATATAGAAAGAATTAATTCCATAAAAATGGAAAATAATCTTACACCAGCAATTTTAGCATACGAAGGAATTGCATATCAGTATATGGCACCGATAGTTTTTGAAGAGGAACATTTTAACTATGTTCAGGAACATTTGAGAATATTGTCAGCATTCTATGGAGTATTAAAGCCTCTGGATGGCATTACTCCATACCGCCTTGAGATGCAGGCAAAGGCTGCCATAGGGGGCTCAAAGAATCTGTATGATTTCTGGGGAGATAATCTATATAGGGAATTGATAGATGACAGCAGAATCATTGTTAATCTGGCTTCAAAGGAATACTCTAAATGTATTGAAAAATATCTGTCGCATAAAGACAGGTATATAACGATTACATTCTGTGAGAAGTCAGAAGACAAGCTTATCACAAA
The Roseburia rectibacter DNA segment above includes these coding regions:
- the thiD gene encoding bifunctional hydroxymethylpyrimidine kinase/phosphomethylpyrimidine kinase encodes the protein MYTALTIAGSDSSGGAGIQADIKTMTANRVYAMSAITALTAQNTTGVTDIMEVTPKFLAEQLDSIFTDIHPDAIKTGMVSSSELIETIAEKLTEYHAKNIVVDPVMVATSGARLINEEAISTLKSKLLPLATVITPNIPEAEVLSDMEIKTEADMEKAAEIICNTFGCAVLLKGGHQLNDANDLLFQKGKEPVWFHGKRIDNPNTHGTGCTLSSAIASNLAKGRDLETSVRYAKNYISGALAAMLDLGKGSGPMNHAFAIEGEYEG
- a CDS encoding Fur family transcriptional regulator, whose translation is MRTIRNTIQRDMVLSAVNEMHRHVTADQIYTFIRDKYPSIGRGTVYRNLGILVEEGKVRKVEVPDGSDRFDFTLENHYHVECVKCGEIFDVDMDVISEIEKKIKDAHGMKYISHDIFFKGICPECQNNKMNDL
- the thiW gene encoding energy coupling factor transporter S component ThiW, with translation MWQIPGKEDKRMNKFNLKKLTVTAILAAVAVVGSLFSFPVFGSKCAPVQHLVNILCAVTVGPWWALAQAFIAALIRNLSGLGSPLAFPGSMCGALLGGLLYKYGKKLPFAYIGEVVGTGIIGGMLSYPVAYLVMGNKAAALFTFVIPFLISTCGGTIIAIIITLPLKKSGMLGRMKDSLEE
- the yaaA gene encoding peroxide stress protein YaaA; amino-acid sequence: MKIILSPAKKIKVDTDSIESLSEPVFKEKTDEILRWLQGRSEKELKEMWKCNDKIAEQNIERINSIKMENNLTPAILAYEGIAYQYMAPIVFEEEHFNYVQEHLRILSAFYGVLKPLDGITPYRLEMQAKAAIGGSKNLYDFWGDNLYRELIDDSRIIVNLASKEYSKCIEKYLSHKDRYITITFCEKSEDKLITKGTYAKMARGEMVRYMAENHIEKPESISNFNRLGYVFRDDISSDHEYIFERKSEK
- the cytX gene encoding putative hydroxymethylpyrimidine transporter CytX; its protein translation is MNEKRTSVFSNGLIWFGAGVSLAEILTGTYFAPLGFGKAMAAILLGHLIGGIMMFAAGMIGAKERKSAMETVKMSFGEKGSLLFAILNVLQLVGWTAIMIYDGALAADGVLHAGNWVWALIIGALIVVWIFIGLTNLGKVNTVAMTALFILSLVLFKVIFFGNVSAAPIVVDGSLTFGAAVELAVAMPLSWLPLISDYTREAEKPFAATLASVIVYSLVSTFMYMIGMGAAIFTGEYDIAQIMLKTGFGVVGLLIIVFSTVTTTFLDAYSAGVSSVSISSKIQEKWAAIVVTVIGTVAAIVYPMDNITNFLYLIGSVFAPMIAVQIADYFILKKADAGKSAFQWRNLIVWLAGFVIYRILMQVDTPVGNTLPDMVVTVILCLIVEKAAGAVKSK